One genomic region from Pseudoduganella dura encodes:
- a CDS encoding nucleotidyltransferase domain-containing protein, with amino-acid sequence MHIDAAQALVRHELLPRWPDARVAIIGGSIARGEATPTSDIDLLLVFDRVDQAWRDTLKVGPQTVELFGHDPATFDYFCREIDRPNGCLPLANMAVDGVNVLDDVPSARGAAAWLRSHAQALLDLGPPALTPAMLASRRYEITTLLEDLLDATAPDELLATAVKLYDALAGFALRAAGAWTGVGKHLARRLRAADPALAADLVAAMGALGADPAAGKALFNEAVRRTLAPYGGALLEGFMAPAPGEWRSEGVAFP; translated from the coding sequence ATGCACATCGATGCCGCGCAGGCCCTCGTCAGACACGAACTGCTGCCCCGCTGGCCGGACGCCAGGGTGGCCATCATCGGCGGCTCGATCGCGCGCGGCGAGGCCACGCCAACCTCCGACATCGACCTGCTGCTGGTGTTTGATCGTGTCGACCAGGCGTGGCGCGACACGCTGAAAGTGGGCCCGCAAACGGTCGAGCTGTTCGGCCACGATCCGGCCACGTTCGATTATTTTTGCCGCGAAATCGACCGGCCCAACGGCTGCCTTCCACTGGCGAACATGGCGGTCGACGGCGTCAACGTGCTGGACGATGTGCCGTCCGCCCGCGGTGCGGCAGCGTGGCTGCGCAGCCATGCGCAAGCGCTGCTGGACCTCGGTCCGCCGGCGCTGACGCCGGCCATGCTGGCCAGCCGCCGCTACGAGATCACCACGCTGCTCGAAGACCTGCTCGACGCCACCGCACCGGACGAACTGCTGGCCACCGCCGTCAAGCTGTACGACGCGCTGGCCGGGTTCGCGCTGCGCGCGGCCGGCGCCTGGACCGGCGTGGGCAAGCACCTGGCGCGGCGGCTGCGCGCCGCCGATCCGGCCCTGGCGGCCGACCTCGTCGCGGCCATGGGTGCGCTTGGCGCCGACCCGGCGGCCGGCAAGGCGCTGTTCAACGAGGCCGTGCGCCGCACGCTGGCACCTTATGGCGGCGCGCTGCTGGAAGGGTTCATGGCGCCGGCGCCAGGCGAATGGCGCAGCGAGGGCGTGGCATTCCCCTGA
- a CDS encoding MFS transporter, whose amino-acid sequence MNTSTLSTTHATQSTPGRGRLQIAIMAVAAFAIVTTEYLILGLLPALARDLRISISMAGQLVTLFAFTVMLFGPLLTARLSHVGRKGLFVAILLVFCAANALAALAPNIWVLALARFIPALMLPVFWGTASETAGQLAGPGNAGRAVATVYLGISAALVFGIPLGTLASDAFGWRNTFWILSALSLLMAVLMQLCMPALPRPAATHGEQQSAMLRDPRFLAHVGLSVLVFTAMFTAYTYLADFLGRVAGIPSAHVGWWLMGFGLVGMLGNWIGGRVVDANPLGATIGFLALLVAGMVAALLLPARHGWLALAVAAWGLAYTALFPICQVRVMKAGSKAQALAASMNISAANAGTGLGAIFGGLGIEHVGLGSLGYLASGIAVLGIVVAWLMRRPATLASPAH is encoded by the coding sequence ATGAATACATCGACTCTCTCCACCACCCATGCCACCCAGAGCACGCCTGGCCGCGGCCGCCTGCAGATCGCCATCATGGCGGTCGCCGCGTTCGCGATCGTGACGACCGAATACCTGATCCTCGGCCTGCTGCCCGCGCTGGCGCGCGACCTGCGGATCTCCATTTCGATGGCCGGCCAGCTGGTGACGCTGTTCGCGTTTACCGTCATGCTGTTCGGCCCGCTGCTGACCGCACGGCTCTCCCATGTGGGCCGCAAGGGCCTGTTCGTGGCGATCCTGCTGGTCTTCTGCGCCGCCAATGCGCTGGCGGCACTGGCGCCCAACATCTGGGTGCTCGCGCTCGCGCGCTTCATCCCCGCGCTGATGCTGCCGGTGTTCTGGGGCACGGCCAGCGAAACGGCCGGCCAGCTGGCCGGTCCCGGCAATGCGGGCCGCGCCGTCGCCACCGTGTATCTCGGCATTTCTGCCGCGCTGGTGTTCGGCATTCCGCTCGGCACGCTCGCATCCGATGCCTTCGGCTGGCGCAACACGTTCTGGATCCTGTCCGCATTGTCGCTGCTGATGGCGGTGCTGATGCAGCTGTGCATGCCGGCATTGCCGCGGCCCGCGGCGACCCACGGCGAACAGCAGTCCGCGATGCTGCGCGACCCGCGCTTCCTGGCGCACGTGGGCCTTTCCGTGCTGGTGTTCACGGCGATGTTCACCGCCTACACCTACCTGGCGGACTTCCTCGGCCGCGTCGCCGGCATCCCGTCGGCGCACGTGGGCTGGTGGCTGATGGGCTTCGGGCTGGTGGGCATGCTCGGGAACTGGATCGGCGGCCGGGTCGTGGACGCGAACCCGCTCGGCGCCACGATCGGCTTCCTGGCGCTGCTGGTCGCCGGCATGGTGGCGGCGCTGCTGCTGCCGGCGCGGCACGGCTGGCTCGCGCTGGCGGTGGCCGCGTGGGGCCTCGCCTACACGGCGCTGTTCCCGATCTGCCAGGTGCGCGTGATGAAGGCCGGCTCGAAGGCGCAGGCGCTGGCGGCATCGATGAACATTTCCGCCGCCAACGCCGGCACCGGGCTGGGCGCCATCTTCGGCGGCCTTGGCATCGAGCACGTGGGCCTGGGGTCGCTGGGCTATCTTGCCTCCGGGATCGCCGTGCTGGGGATCGTGGTGGCCTGGCTGATGCGGCGACCGGCTACACTGGCATCCCCCGCCCACTGA
- a CDS encoding LysR family transcriptional regulator, with amino-acid sequence MFSSERLKGIDVFVSVVERGSFVAAAERLHLTSSAVSKSIARLEARLGTRLFERTTRRLALTDAGTLFHQTCLRVLADLEEVETSIGAEVEQPVGRVRIDLPASYGRMHALPVILQFVKSHGLLVPHISLSDHFIDLVEERVDIVVRIGGTDVWPGALGHHYLGTQRLIFCASPEYLARRGVPETDADLDQHDRVVYARGDGTVNSWLFAGIEHGTLEQRFMPARIAVGDGEGQVAAVLAGYGITQLPTWLVQQELEHGTLVEVLPHLATDGLSMNLVWLKSRQHLPKVRLLLDVLARSLTPSGHVPPAL; translated from the coding sequence ATGTTCTCTTCCGAACGCCTGAAGGGCATCGACGTCTTCGTCAGCGTGGTCGAGCGGGGCAGTTTCGTCGCCGCGGCCGAGCGCCTGCATCTCACCAGCTCTGCAGTAAGCAAGAGCATCGCGCGGCTCGAGGCGCGGCTCGGTACCCGCCTGTTCGAGCGCACCACGCGGCGCCTGGCGCTGACCGATGCGGGCACGCTGTTCCACCAGACCTGCCTGCGCGTGCTGGCCGACCTGGAAGAGGTCGAAACGTCGATCGGTGCCGAGGTCGAGCAGCCGGTGGGCCGCGTGCGGATCGACCTGCCGGCATCGTATGGCCGCATGCATGCGCTGCCCGTCATCCTCCAGTTCGTCAAATCGCACGGGCTGCTGGTGCCGCATATCTCGCTGTCCGATCATTTCATCGACCTGGTGGAAGAGCGGGTCGATATCGTCGTGCGCATCGGTGGCACCGATGTCTGGCCGGGCGCGCTCGGCCATCACTACCTGGGCACGCAGCGCCTGATCTTCTGCGCGTCGCCGGAATACCTGGCGCGCCGCGGGGTGCCCGAGACCGATGCCGATCTCGATCAGCACGACCGGGTGGTGTATGCCCGCGGCGACGGCACGGTGAACTCGTGGCTGTTCGCCGGCATCGAACATGGCACGCTGGAGCAGCGCTTCATGCCGGCGCGGATCGCGGTGGGCGACGGCGAAGGGCAGGTGGCCGCGGTGCTGGCCGGCTACGGCATCACCCAGCTGCCGACCTGGCTGGTGCAGCAGGAGCTCGAACACGGCACGCTGGTGGAGGTGCTGCCGCACCTTGCAACCGATGGCTTGTCGATGAACCTGGTGTGGTTGAAGAGCCGCCAGCACCTGCCCAAGGTCAGGCTGCTGCTCGATGTGCTGGCGAGGTCGCTGACGCCATCGGGCCATGTGCCGCCTGCACTTTGA